The sequence below is a genomic window from Halarchaeum grantii.
CGGTCGGTATCGTCTTCCAACACTTCCACCTCCTCCCGACGCTCACCGCGCGCGCGAACGTCGCGCTCCCGCTTGTCGAACGCGGCGTCCCGAAGCGCGCGCGCCGCGAGCGCGCCGTCGCCCTCCTCGAACGCGTCGGCCTCGGCGACCGGACGACGCACACCCCACCGGAGCTCTCGGGCGGCGAACAGCAGCGCGTCGCCATCGCGCGCGCGCTCGTCACCGACCCCGCCGTCGTCGTCGCGGACGAACCGACGGGCGAACTCGACACGGAGACGGGCGCAGCCATCCTCGAGGCCTTCCGCGACGTCGCCGACGACGGCCGCGCGGTCGTCCTCGCCTCGCACGACCGGGCGACGCTCGAGGCCGCCGACCGCGTCATCGACCTCCGCGACGGCCGGGTGGTCGACGCCGATGCGTAGCCGCCTCGTCGGGTTCGCGGGCCTGGTCGGCGTCGGCCTCCGCCTGCTCGCCGGCCGCCTCCGATCGGGGAACCGGCGCCGCGTCCTCCTCAGCGTCACCGGCGTCGCGCTCGCGGTCGCGCTCCTCGTCGTCGTCTCCGGCATCAGCCTCGGCCTCGCGAGCAGCAACACCGTCTACGGCTCCGGCGTCGACTACTGGATCGTCCCCGAGTCCGCGTCCGCGTCGACGATGGCCATCGACGTCGGGAGCGCGCAACTCGGCGCCGCCCACCCGACGAGCGAGCGCATCGCCGGCATCGACGGCGTCGACGCCGTGACGCCCGTCCGAACGAGCCTCGTCCGCCTGCAGGCCGGGAGCGCGAGCGAGTACGTCGTCCTGCTCGGCGTCCTCCCGCAGTCCGGCGTCTCCGTCGCCGGCCTCTCGACGGCCCACCTCACTCCGGGCGACCCCTACTACGCGAACGGGAGCTACGACGGCGAGTGGACGGGCGAGCTCGTCCTCTCGGAGGGCGCGGCGGGCCTGCTGAACGCCACGAACGGCAGCGCGGTCGGCGTCGCCGGGCAGGCGAACGCGTCGTTCACCGTCGCCGACGTCCAGCGCGCGAGCACCGCGTCGGGCGCGGGCCAACTCCCCGTCGCCGTCGTCCACCTCGCCGAATCGCAGGCGGTCACGGGCGGCACCGCGAGCGACACCGCCGACCAGTTCGTCGTCGCGACGGACACGCCCGCGGTGAAGGACGACCTCGCCGCCGTCTACCCGCAGTCGCGCGTCGTCGCGAGCGGCGGCGGCGGGCTCTCCGCCATCGGCACGTCGAAACTCGCGCTCGCCATCGCGGTCACGGCGTTCGTCGTCGCCGTCGTCGTCGGAACGCTCTTCGTCGCGACCGCGCTCGGCCTCGAAGTCGCCGCCGACCGCGCGACGTACGCGACCCTGCTCGCCATCGGCCTCCGAACGCGCTCGCTCGCCGTCGTCGTCGCGACGCAGGCGGTCGCCGTCACGCTCCTCGGCGGCGTCCTCGGCCTCGTCCTCGGCGGCGGCGGCGTCGTCGCGGCGAACGCGCTCGCCCGGCGCTACCTCACGGAGAGCGCCATCGCCGCTTACCCGCCCGCCGTCGTGCCCTACGGCCTCGGGACGGCGGTCGCGGTCGGCCTGCTCGCGACCCCGTACCTCGTCTGGCTCGTCACCCGAACGGACGTCCTCGACCACCTCGCCACAGAGTAATGTTCACGAGATTCCGCGCCGCCGTCGGCATCGCTCTCGCCCAGTTGCGCCGCGACCGCACGCGCACCGCGCTCGCCGTCACCGGCGTCGTCCTCGCCGTCCTCGCCGCGACGCTGCTCGGGGGCGTCGGCTTCGGCGTCGTCGAGACCGGCCAGCAGAAGTTCGACCAGTCCGGCCGCGACCTCTGGATGACGGGCGGCCCCCTCCAGATCAGCCCGGGGAGCGTCGGCGGCTTCCAGCCCGGCGTCACGGACGCACACACCCTCTCCGACGACCTCTCGGCGCGCGAGGACGTCCGCACGGCGGTGCCGCTCTCCTTCCAGACGGTCTACGTCGGCGCGAACGAGTCGTCGCTCTCCACCATGGTCGCCGTCGGGACGCCCGGCGTCGGCGGCAGTTCGGTTCGCCTCACCGCCGGCGACGGCTTTACGACGGGGGGGCGCGCGCACTACGCGGGCGGGAGCTACGACGGCCCGATGACGCGCGAGGTCATCCTCGACCCGCAGACGGCGGCTCGCCTCGGCGTCGGCGTGAACGACACCGTCCACCTCGGTGCGACCGTCGTCGGCGCGCGCGAGCACGCGTGGCGCGTCGTCGGTATCTCGCCGACGTTCCGGCAGTTCCTCGGGACGGGCGCGGCGACGGTACCGCTCTCGGAACTCCAGTCGATGACGGGCACCGCCCGCGAGGACCGCGCCGCGATGCTCACCATCGACGTCGTCGAGCGCTCGGACCCAAGCGCCGTCGAGGCCGACCTCCAGCAGACGTACCCGAACTACGACGTGCGGACGAACCAGGAGCAACTGCAGGCCGTCCTCGAGCAGAAGGCACTCGTCATCGCGAGCGGCCTCACGCTCACCGTGCTCGCGGTCATCGCGGGCGTCGCGCTCACCGTGAACCTCCTCCTCCTCCTCGTCTACCAGCAGCGCCGTACGCTCGCCGCCGTTCGCGCTATCGGCGTCTCCGGGACGACGCTCGTCGCTATCACCGCCGTGCAGGGTCTCGCCATCGGCATCATGGGCGGGGCAATCGGCGTCGCGCTCACCGTCCCGCTCGGGCGCGGCCTGAGCGAACTCGCGGCGATGCTCGTCGGCTTCGACGGCCTCGTGCAGACGCCGCCGCTCGTCCTCGCGGCCGGCGGCGCGCTCGCCGTCGTCGTGGGCGCCCTCAGCGCCGCCGTCGCCGGCTATCGCGTTGCGGGCGTCGACGCGCTCGAAGAGCTCTAGTGCCACGCGCGGCCGAGGCGGTACTGGACGACGAGGAACGCGCCGAGCGCGACGACGCAGAGCGCGAACTGGAACGCGAGGAAGGACGTGAGTTCGAGGTTCGCGAAGTGCGAGAGGAAGCCGCCCTCGTCGCCGTACGGCGGCGTGCCGAGGAGCGGCCAGACGAGGAAGACGAGGTACTCGTACTCGCCGGCGAGCACGTGTCCGACCGAGTCGCCGACGAGGTGGGAGACGTAGCCGATGCCGAACGCGACGCTCACGACGACGCGCTCGGCGTGCCGGCAGAGCAGGTAGACGGCGCCGCAGACGACGACGAGCGCGAGCACCGAGTGCGCGAGCGAGCGTCCGGACGGGAGCACGCCGACCGTCCACGCGAGCGGCTTGTCCACGAGGTCCGGGAACTGCGTGCCGACCGCGAGCGCGCCGACCGCGAGCCACGTGGACGCGTCACCGCGCGCGCGGTACTCGTAGGGGAGATAGCAGAGATAGCCGAGCGCGAGGTGTCCCCACGGCCACATGGGTGTCCGTTGGCGAGTCGCTCGTTTAGTCGTTGTCGTCGGCGGTGACTCGCCGCTCGTGAGGGGGCGGCGTACCGAGAGCGTCGGGCTCCGGCGGCGTCGGGGGACGAGTCGGACGAACGCCGACAACCGTCTCGCGAGCGTTTAGATGTCGCTGTACGGGCCGCCCTTCGCCTCGGTGAGGCGCTCGACCTGCTCGTCCGAGAGGTCGATGTCGGCGGCACCGAGGTTCTCGGCGAGCTGGTCGGTGGTGCGCGCGCCGACGATGGGCGCGGCGACGCCGTCGCGATGCATGAGCCACGCGAGCGCGGTCTGCGCGGGCGTCGCGTCCACTTCCTCCGCGACTGCTTCGAGCTCGTCGAGCACGTCGAAGTTCTCCGCCGTGAGGTAGGCCTCCTCGAAGCCGCCGGAGGCCGCGGCCAGCGAGTCGCCGGTGAGCCCCTCCTCGCGCTCGTACTTGCCGGTGAGGAAGCCCTGTCCGAGCGGGCTCCACGGGCAGACGCCCATCCCGTAGTCGCGCGTCATCTCGAGGTAGCCGCCCTCGATTTCGCGGTCGACGAGGTTGTAGCGCGGCTGCGCGACGGTGAACGGCTCCCAGCCCTCGCGCTCGGCGATCTCGTTCGCCTTCGCGACCTTCCACGCGTCCGGGCGGTGACAGGACGCGCCGAGGTAGTGGACCTTGCCGTCCTCGACGAGGCCGTTCAGCGTCTTCATCATCTCGCGCGCCGGCGTCTCGTCGTCCCAGCGGTGGATGTAGAGGACGTCCACGTAGTCCGTGTCGAGGCGCTCGAGGAGGGCGTCGATGCGGTTCCGGACGGTCTTCCGGTTCGTTCCTCGACTGTTGGGGTCGCCGTCGCGGATCTGCCAGTAGACCTTCGACGCGACCGTGTAGCGCTCGCGGTCGCGCTCCGCTAGCCAGTTCCCGATCCACTCCTCGCTCTTCCCGGCGCCGTAGACGTCGGCGGTGTCGATGTAGCGCCCGCCCGCGTCGGCGTAGGCGTCGAGGAGTTCGTACGCGCGCTCCTCGCCGATCTCGACGTCCCCGTCCTCGGTCTCTTTCCCGAAGCGCCACGTCCCGAACTGGAGTTCGCTCGTCTGCAGGCCGGTCTCGCCCAGCGAGACGAAGTCGAGGTCGATGTCATCCGTCATCGTCCGATAGGTGTGCGATGGCACGGAAAAGCGTTCAGCAACCGGCAGGGCGCGGCGGGCGCTCGGCGCTCGGCGAGTACGCGACCCCTGCTGGGCGGGGGGTGTGAAGGGTCCCGTTCGGGACGTCGATACCGCACACGCGTACGGCCGGACGCGACCCGCCGGGTCCGCGACCCGAAGCACTATGCTCCCGTCTCACCCACCCATCGGCGTGAACAGAGTCCCCTCTCTCGGCCTCGGAACGTGGCAGAACACCGACACTGAACGCTGTGCGGAGAGCGTCCGGACCGCGCTCGAAGCGGGCTACCGGCACGTCGACACCGCGCAGTACTACGGCAACGAGGCGGCCGTCGGCCGCGGCATCGCCGCCGCCGACGTCGACCGGGAGGACGTGCTCGTCGCGACGAAACTCCACCCCGAGCAGTCCGGCCTCGCCCGCGAGCAGGTCGTCGAAGGTGTCGAGGACAGCCTCGACCGCCTCGGCCTCGACACCATCGACCTCTGTTACGTCCACTGGCCGGTCGGGAACTACGACGCCGCAGAGACGCTCGCGGCGTTCGACGAGCTCAGGGACCGCGGCCGCATCGCGCACGTCGGCGTCTCCAACTTCGATACCGCGCTCCTCGAGGAGGCGATGGACGTCCTCGACGCGCCGCTGGTCGCCCATCAGGCCGAGACGCACCCCCTCCTCGCACAGGACGACCTCATCGAGCACGCGCAGGCGAACGACTACTACCACGTCGCGTACTCGCCGCTCGCGCGCGGCGAGGTCTTCGACTCGCCCGTCCTGACGGACATCGCGGAGGCGCGCGACGTCACTCCCGCGCAAGTCAGCCTCGCGTGGCTGCTCTCGAAGGAGAACGTCTGCGTCGTCCCGAAAGCCACCTCCGAACGGCACATCGCGGACAACCGCGCCGCGCTCGACCTCACGCTCACCGCCGACGAGATCGCGCGCATCGACGCCATCGAGCGCGAGGAGCGCCTCGTCGAGCGCGACGGCGCGCCCTGGCAGGACTGACCCCGGCGAGCGCCCTCCGTCCCCGTGTTCCCCTCCGCTCACCCGTCCGCCACCGCCGGCCTCGCCGTCCGCGCGTGGGGCATCACGCTCGGCCTCTGCGCGTGCTCGCTCCTCGGCGCCGCCGCCGTCGCCGCCACCGGCGCGCCCCTCCTCGCAGTCGTCGGTGGCGTCGGCGGCCTCTGCGTGCTCGCCGTCGCCGCCGCGCGCTCCGGCGGCCGCTTCGCGTTCGACGCCGGCCACGCGCGCCCGCTCCGCGCCGACGAACTCCGCGCGGTCCGCCGCGCCGCCCGCGACGTCGCCGAGCGCGCCGGCCGCCCCGTCCCCCGCCTCGTCGTGATGGAGATGGACGCCCCCGGCGCGGTCGTCGGCTACGACGACGGCCGGCCGGTCGTCGCCGTCGACCCGCTGCTCCCGCGCGTCGTCGGCGAGCCCGGCCTCCGCGCGCTCCTCGCGCACGAACTCGGCCACCTCGGGAACGACCTCTACACGGACGCCCTCCGCCAGTACACGCCGCAGACGCTCGGTTTCTGCGCGCTCTGGCTCGGCGGCCTCGCCGGGCGCGGGCCCGTGCCCGCGACGCTCGGTACGCTCTGCTTCCTCGCGCTCTCCTTCTCGGAGGCGCGTCTCGCGCGCTGGCCGCGCTACGCCCTCGGCGGCGGCGTCGAACTCCTCGCGCTCGCCGCGAGTCGGTACGCGAACCGCTGCGAGGAGTACCGCGCGGACGCCGCCGCCGCGTCGCTCGTGGACGCCGCGACGCTCGCGGACGCCCTCTACCGGGTCGCCGCCGTCGCCACCGGCGAGAACCTCGAGGACGTCGCGGGGCCGGTCCCGTGGAACGCCGACCGCTCGCTGCGCTTCGCGTGCTTCGCCACCCACCCGAGCGTCGAGTCGCGCGTCGAGCGCCTCGGCTGCGAGATCCCGGCGTGGGCGCGGCCGTACGAGCCACACCGCGACGCGTGAGG
It includes:
- a CDS encoding FtsX-like permease family protein — protein: MRSRLVGFAGLVGVGLRLLAGRLRSGNRRRVLLSVTGVALAVALLVVVSGISLGLASSNTVYGSGVDYWIVPESASASTMAIDVGSAQLGAAHPTSERIAGIDGVDAVTPVRTSLVRLQAGSASEYVVLLGVLPQSGVSVAGLSTAHLTPGDPYYANGSYDGEWTGELVLSEGAAGLLNATNGSAVGVAGQANASFTVADVQRASTASGAGQLPVAVVHLAESQAVTGGTASDTADQFVVATDTPAVKDDLAAVYPQSRVVASGGGGLSAIGTSKLALAIAVTAFVVAVVVGTLFVATALGLEVAADRATYATLLAIGLRTRSLAVVVATQAVAVTLLGGVLGLVLGGGGVVAANALARRYLTESAIAAYPPAVVPYGLGTAVAVGLLATPYLVWLVTRTDVLDHLATE
- a CDS encoding aldo/keto reductase, which gives rise to MTDDIDLDFVSLGETGLQTSELQFGTWRFGKETEDGDVEIGEERAYELLDAYADAGGRYIDTADVYGAGKSEEWIGNWLAERDRERYTVASKVYWQIRDGDPNSRGTNRKTVRNRIDALLERLDTDYVDVLYIHRWDDETPAREMMKTLNGLVEDGKVHYLGASCHRPDAWKVAKANEIAEREGWEPFTVAQPRYNLVDREIEGGYLEMTRDYGMGVCPWSPLGQGFLTGKYEREEGLTGDSLAAASGGFEEAYLTAENFDVLDELEAVAEEVDATPAQTALAWLMHRDGVAAPIVGARTTDQLAENLGAADIDLSDEQVERLTEAKGGPYSDI
- a CDS encoding metal-dependent hydrolase — protein: MWPWGHLALGYLCYLPYEYRARGDASTWLAVGALAVGTQFPDLVDKPLAWTVGVLPSGRSLAHSVLALVVVCGAVYLLCRHAERVVVSVAFGIGYVSHLVGDSVGHVLAGEYEYLVFLVWPLLGTPPYGDEGGFLSHFANLELTSFLAFQFALCVVALGAFLVVQYRLGRAWH
- a CDS encoding ABC transporter ATP-binding protein translates to MSGRASPDTAVVSCAGVAKRYTRGDTGLLSRSRDRPTVTALDGVSLDVHANEIVGLAGPSGSGKSTLLHLLAALDLPSEGSVTLAGERTDALSTRERARLRLDSVGIVFQHFHLLPTLTARANVALPLVERGVPKRARRERAVALLERVGLGDRTTHTPPELSGGEQQRVAIARALVTDPAVVVADEPTGELDTETGAAILEAFRDVADDGRAVVLASHDRATLEAADRVIDLRDGRVVDADA
- a CDS encoding aldo/keto reductase; protein product: MNRVPSLGLGTWQNTDTERCAESVRTALEAGYRHVDTAQYYGNEAAVGRGIAAADVDREDVLVATKLHPEQSGLAREQVVEGVEDSLDRLGLDTIDLCYVHWPVGNYDAAETLAAFDELRDRGRIAHVGVSNFDTALLEEAMDVLDAPLVAHQAETHPLLAQDDLIEHAQANDYYHVAYSPLARGEVFDSPVLTDIAEARDVTPAQVSLAWLLSKENVCVVPKATSERHIADNRAALDLTLTADEIARIDAIEREERLVERDGAPWQD
- a CDS encoding ABC transporter permease, whose amino-acid sequence is MFTRFRAAVGIALAQLRRDRTRTALAVTGVVLAVLAATLLGGVGFGVVETGQQKFDQSGRDLWMTGGPLQISPGSVGGFQPGVTDAHTLSDDLSAREDVRTAVPLSFQTVYVGANESSLSTMVAVGTPGVGGSSVRLTAGDGFTTGGRAHYAGGSYDGPMTREVILDPQTAARLGVGVNDTVHLGATVVGAREHAWRVVGISPTFRQFLGTGAATVPLSELQSMTGTAREDRAAMLTIDVVERSDPSAVEADLQQTYPNYDVRTNQEQLQAVLEQKALVIASGLTLTVLAVIAGVALTVNLLLLLVYQQRRTLAAVRAIGVSGTTLVAITAVQGLAIGIMGGAIGVALTVPLGRGLSELAAMLVGFDGLVQTPPLVLAAGGALAVVVGALSAAVAGYRVAGVDALEEL
- a CDS encoding M48 family metallopeptidase — protein: MFPSAHPSATAGLAVRAWGITLGLCACSLLGAAAVAATGAPLLAVVGGVGGLCVLAVAAARSGGRFAFDAGHARPLRADELRAVRRAARDVAERAGRPVPRLVVMEMDAPGAVVGYDDGRPVVAVDPLLPRVVGEPGLRALLAHELGHLGNDLYTDALRQYTPQTLGFCALWLGGLAGRGPVPATLGTLCFLALSFSEARLARWPRYALGGGVELLALAASRYANRCEEYRADAAAASLVDAATLADALYRVAAVATGENLEDVAGPVPWNADRSLRFACFATHPSVESRVERLGCEIPAWARPYEPHRDA